Proteins from a single region of Paenibacillus sp. BIHB 4019:
- a CDS encoding S-layer homology domain-containing protein, whose amino-acid sequence MKIRAWRKAIVTLSLVTLLAGGLSPGFVQNDHVYAADVITPSVIVEDFEDGISDVKFNPKRMYEATLHLEDNKKHVRNGQYSARIDYDMIGIVDNPSQIEVGYKTGNIPLTGYPTKVGMWVYGNNEGHLLTTKFRDQGGSSFQAEFYDANQTGINWSGWKYIEAAVPQGKPGPIVLELFFQLKQSNMSKKNKGSIWVDDITFIYEDSDEDKDVPAIKPIAPVENDVLNAPLDELKVELTDNGTGLDLDTLSVLLDGTDITDGASYSSDTGLLTYPGENVDGGYHELVVDVKDKAGNPASKTYAFTINAGERLFMTSAEEAVSNEIYPVQVSIKDYLNAQSAKFALNYDASTLQVESITQAAGVALDSNIDNDHGMVQVALDNLTAAAHGVVTVNFRVSSHAILERGENYKTITMSNPNLTAGGVQTSSPLASPLHYTIAFPYQLAMAGVGLGTSSTFTVLDRDGKPYEGADIVFTGLLKQSSVVTVNTVTSSVYEDDDTSSDVLMVAKAGERFYASAEAEDGLFEVILADGQTTGYISEADVSSQLLSSSLGKTDAKGQLTTDLTTLALGTYQVQAVIGDKNSKVVHYEVVEQYGTNEPQYVQTYVTEDMSSQLSAAWQTKPDQTSTYIQYIEASEWGAGENPDFNHVQQKQAESELQVLSMKENGTKGEIRFHNVLIEGLKADTAYKYRVGYEGNWSEWHEYSTIDQNKSTPTSFLFITDSHTNQSQGIQAYQELMTSALTQYPSTQFIMHGGDMVDVGGAFEEWQKFWQASSVYAATLPTALTLGNHDVKSEGKEVFTKGANFPKNGPASQLQYAYSYEVDDTHFVVLNSEGTEEQMIEQAAWLKEDLDQNDKKWTIAMFHRPAYHTENGRESLVEYTQTYFAPILEEKKVDLVLVGHDHVYARTYPMLEGKPNKATNEGTVYLDGGASGWKFYDGTQYNYLNFIFDEDVPVYSAIEITDDKIRVEARTSAGNILDEFSVVKTTDNEPSTPTPTPTPTPTPTPTPTPTSPSTWTPVTTPTPVPTSTPVPTPTPAQTPTPSTLVFNDKVDVDVVKAIVEKGQSAPSVSFTDVPAASWSATAVERAAKMGIVTGYSDGSYHPNAKVTRAEFATMLAKAFGLADASSSSFSDTQGHWASAAIAALQAKGIITGYSDGSFHPNQEISRAEIVAMLARLTNYAPNISNPFSDATANWASEQISAFAAAGIVSGKGNGLFKPNESASRAESVAMIIRLLDKLLAQ is encoded by the coding sequence ATGAAAATCAGAGCATGGCGCAAGGCAATAGTAACCTTATCATTGGTAACGTTGCTGGCAGGAGGATTAAGTCCCGGTTTTGTTCAAAATGATCATGTCTATGCAGCAGATGTGATTACGCCTTCTGTCATAGTAGAGGATTTTGAAGATGGAATCTCAGATGTGAAATTTAATCCGAAACGGATGTATGAGGCTACGCTGCACCTGGAGGATAACAAGAAGCATGTAAGAAATGGACAATATTCGGCTAGAATTGATTACGATATGATCGGGATAGTGGATAACCCGTCTCAAATCGAAGTAGGATATAAAACAGGAAACATCCCCTTAACAGGTTATCCTACTAAAGTAGGCATGTGGGTTTATGGAAACAATGAAGGACATTTGCTAACAACAAAATTTAGAGATCAAGGCGGCTCCTCTTTCCAGGCAGAGTTCTATGACGCAAATCAAACGGGTATCAACTGGTCTGGTTGGAAATATATTGAGGCTGCTGTTCCGCAGGGCAAGCCAGGTCCAATTGTCCTTGAATTGTTTTTCCAATTGAAACAATCGAATATGAGCAAAAAAAATAAAGGCTCGATTTGGGTAGATGATATTACCTTTATCTATGAGGATTCGGATGAGGATAAAGACGTACCTGCCATTAAACCTATAGCCCCTGTGGAGAATGACGTATTAAACGCTCCGCTTGATGAATTAAAGGTTGAGCTAACCGATAACGGAACAGGTCTAGATTTAGACACGTTATCGGTTCTTTTGGATGGAACGGATATTACAGATGGAGCAAGCTATTCTTCTGACACTGGTTTATTAACCTATCCAGGAGAAAATGTGGATGGCGGTTATCACGAGCTTGTTGTTGACGTGAAGGATAAGGCCGGCAACCCAGCAAGCAAAACATATGCTTTTACGATAAATGCAGGTGAACGTCTATTCATGACTTCTGCCGAAGAAGCAGTCAGTAATGAAATTTACCCTGTTCAAGTCAGCATCAAAGACTACTTAAATGCACAATCGGCAAAATTCGCATTAAATTATGATGCAAGCACTCTTCAAGTTGAAAGCATTACTCAGGCGGCTGGAGTTGCCTTAGACTCAAATATCGACAATGATCACGGAATGGTTCAGGTAGCACTTGATAACCTAACAGCCGCAGCCCATGGTGTCGTTACGGTTAACTTTAGAGTGAGCTCTCATGCCATTTTAGAGCGTGGTGAAAATTACAAAACCATAACCATGAGTAATCCTAATCTTACAGCGGGCGGAGTTCAGACTAGCTCGCCGCTAGCTTCCCCCCTCCACTATACAATCGCATTTCCATATCAGCTAGCAATGGCGGGAGTAGGTTTGGGCACATCGTCTACTTTTACCGTATTAGACCGTGATGGCAAACCTTATGAAGGTGCGGATATTGTTTTCACTGGATTATTAAAGCAAAGCTCGGTTGTTACAGTTAACACGGTAACGTCTAGTGTATATGAGGATGATGATACTTCTTCTGATGTCTTAATGGTTGCAAAAGCTGGAGAACGCTTCTATGCTTCAGCTGAAGCCGAGGATGGATTATTCGAAGTTATTCTCGCAGATGGCCAAACAACAGGCTATATCTCTGAAGCCGATGTTAGCAGTCAATTACTGAGCAGCAGCCTCGGTAAAACAGATGCTAAAGGCCAATTAACGACAGACCTGACTACACTGGCACTTGGAACCTATCAGGTTCAAGCTGTCATCGGGGATAAGAACAGTAAGGTTGTCCATTACGAAGTTGTTGAGCAGTATGGGACGAATGAACCGCAATATGTACAGACCTATGTGACAGAGGATATGTCTTCACAACTGAGCGCCGCTTGGCAAACAAAGCCAGATCAAACTTCTACTTATATTCAATACATCGAAGCTAGTGAATGGGGAGCAGGAGAAAACCCCGATTTCAACCATGTACAACAAAAGCAAGCTGAAAGCGAGCTTCAAGTGCTGAGCATGAAGGAAAATGGAACGAAGGGCGAGATTCGCTTTCACAATGTCCTGATTGAAGGCTTGAAAGCAGACACTGCTTATAAATATCGTGTAGGCTATGAGGGCAATTGGTCGGAGTGGCATGAATATTCTACTATAGACCAGAACAAGTCCACCCCGACCTCCTTCTTGTTTATTACGGATTCACATACGAATCAATCACAAGGCATACAGGCTTATCAAGAACTAATGACTAGCGCTTTGACACAATATCCATCAACGCAGTTTATTATGCATGGCGGAGATATGGTTGATGTAGGCGGCGCATTTGAAGAATGGCAGAAGTTCTGGCAAGCTTCTTCGGTCTATGCAGCAACCCTTCCAACAGCTCTAACATTGGGTAATCATGATGTGAAGAGCGAAGGAAAGGAAGTATTTACTAAAGGTGCGAATTTTCCAAAGAACGGACCCGCATCCCAACTGCAATATGCTTATTCTTATGAGGTCGATGATACTCATTTCGTCGTATTGAACTCAGAAGGCACAGAGGAACAAATGATTGAACAAGCAGCATGGTTGAAAGAAGACTTGGATCAAAATGATAAAAAGTGGACGATTGCTATGTTCCACCGTCCTGCCTACCATACGGAAAATGGCCGAGAATCCCTTGTGGAATATACCCAAACGTATTTTGCGCCTATTTTGGAAGAAAAGAAAGTTGATTTGGTTCTAGTTGGCCACGATCATGTGTATGCCCGCACCTATCCCATGCTGGAGGGCAAGCCGAATAAAGCTACAAATGAAGGTACTGTATACCTGGATGGCGGTGCTTCGGGCTGGAAATTCTATGATGGCACCCAGTATAATTATTTGAATTTTATATTTGATGAAGACGTTCCTGTATATTCCGCTATTGAAATTACCGATGATAAGATTCGTGTGGAAGCACGTACGAGTGCAGGGAATATCCTAGATGAGTTTTCCGTTGTGAAAACAACGGATAATGAGCCTTCGACACCAACACCGACACCAACACCGACACCAACACCGACTCCGACGCCAACGCCAACGTCGCCATCTACATGGACACCAGTAACAACACCAACGCCAGTACCGACGTCGACGCCAGTACCAACGCCAACGCCGGCACAGACACCAACGCCTTCGACGCTGGTCTTCAACGACAAGGTAGATGTAGACGTAGTTAAAGCTATCGTAGAAAAAGGACAATCTGCTCCTAGCGTAAGCTTTACGGACGTTCCAGCAGCTTCATGGAGTGCAACAGCAGTCGAGCGTGCCGCTAAGATGGGCATTGTAACAGGGTACAGTGATGGCTCTTATCATCCCAATGCAAAGGTAACTCGCGCTGAGTTCGCTACAATGCTTGCGAAAGCTTTCGGACTTGCGGATGCGAGCAGCTCCTCCTTCTCTGACACACAAGGGCATTGGGCCTCAGCAGCGATTGCAGCCTTACAGGCTAAAGGGATAATTACGGGATACAGTGATGGCTCTTTCCATCCTAATCAAGAAATTTCCCGCGCTGAGATCGTTGCAATGCTTGCTCGGTTGACGAACTATGCTCCTAATATATCCAATCCATTCTCGGATGCAACTGCGAATTGGGCCTCTGAACAAATTAGTGCTTTTGCAGCTGCGGGTATTGTAAGTGGCAAAGGCAACGGCTTGTTCAAGCCGAATGAATCGGCTTCCCGCGCAGAGTCCGTTGCGATGATCATTCGCTTGTTGGATAAATTGCTCGCACAGTAA
- a CDS encoding FMN-dependent NADH-azoreductase, translating into MSTVLYITAHPHDHSTSFSLAVGEEFVNAYREANPSDEVVRLDLFNLDIPAIDAEVFSGWGKLQSGTAFDQLSAAEQAKVARLGELVDQFVAADKYVFVSPMWNFSFPPVLKAYIDAVSVAGKTFKYTAEGPVGLLTDKKGLHIQASGGVYSEGPGAAMESGFSYLKKISLFYGIPSFEPLFVEGMAVSQDQGQAIKAQAIVKAKEIAASF; encoded by the coding sequence ATGTCTACTGTATTGTACATTACTGCACACCCGCATGATCACTCCACATCTTTCAGCCTTGCTGTAGGTGAAGAATTCGTTAACGCTTATCGTGAAGCTAATCCTTCTGATGAAGTTGTTCGTCTTGACCTTTTCAATCTTGATATCCCTGCTATCGACGCTGAAGTATTCAGCGGCTGGGGCAAGCTTCAATCCGGCACTGCTTTCGACCAGCTTTCTGCTGCTGAGCAAGCAAAAGTAGCGCGTCTGGGCGAACTCGTTGATCAGTTCGTTGCAGCTGATAAATATGTTTTCGTTTCCCCAATGTGGAACTTCTCGTTCCCTCCAGTTCTGAAAGCGTACATTGATGCGGTTTCCGTTGCTGGCAAAACGTTCAAATACACTGCTGAAGGTCCTGTAGGCCTGCTTACTGATAAAAAAGGCTTGCACATCCAAGCTAGCGGCGGCGTTTATTCCGAAGGCCCTGGAGCTGCAATGGAAAGCGGCTTTAGCTACCTGAAAAAAATCTCGCTGTTCTACGGAATTCCTTCCTTTGAGCCGCTGTTTGTTGAAGGCATGGCTGTATCGCAAGATCAAGGCCAAGCGATTAAAGCACAAGCAATCGTTAAAGCGAAAGAAATTGCAGCAAGCTTCTAA
- a CDS encoding LLM class flavin-dependent oxidoreductase encodes MTKRQLKLGANLNGVGNSISFWRHPDVPINASVSLDFYKKQAQIAEQGKFDLLFIADGLFINEKSNPHFLNRFEPLTLLSALAGATSHIGLVATLSTSYSEPFTVARQFASIDQLSGGRAGWNVVTSPLEGSALNFGKGEHPNHALRYEIAEEHLEVVKGLWDSWEDDAFVGDKAAGVFFDKEKLHTLHHKGAFFSVQGPLNVARSRQGYPVVFQAGSSEAGKDLAARSADAIYSAHETFEEARAFYQDVKGRAAALGRESGELLIFPGLGPIVGRTEAEAEQKYQEIAELVEIEQALLYLGRYFDHFDFSQFPLDEPFPDIGNIGSNSFRSTTDKIKQEAKEQGLTLRQVALRASTPRTSFIGTPEKIADQIQQWFEGEAADGFNVRTVVPDGLADFVELVVPILQERGLFRTEYENDTLRGNLGLEVPSNRYAVKH; translated from the coding sequence ATGACAAAACGACAATTGAAGCTAGGGGCTAATTTAAACGGGGTAGGGAATAGCATTTCTTTTTGGCGTCATCCAGATGTGCCGATTAATGCGAGCGTAAGCTTGGATTTTTATAAAAAGCAGGCGCAAATAGCCGAGCAAGGCAAATTTGATCTGCTGTTTATTGCGGACGGCTTGTTTATTAACGAGAAGTCCAATCCGCATTTTTTAAATCGGTTTGAGCCATTGACGCTGTTGTCAGCGCTCGCGGGAGCAACCTCGCATATCGGCCTCGTTGCGACGTTATCGACCTCCTACAGCGAGCCGTTTACGGTCGCTAGACAGTTCGCCTCCATTGACCAATTGAGCGGAGGCAGAGCGGGCTGGAATGTGGTCACTTCGCCGCTGGAAGGCTCGGCACTCAATTTTGGCAAGGGCGAGCATCCAAATCATGCGCTGCGCTACGAAATAGCCGAAGAGCATTTGGAAGTAGTCAAAGGGCTGTGGGATTCATGGGAAGACGACGCTTTTGTCGGCGATAAAGCAGCTGGGGTATTTTTTGACAAGGAGAAGCTGCATACGCTGCATCATAAAGGAGCTTTTTTCTCGGTGCAGGGCCCGCTTAATGTGGCGCGTTCCCGGCAGGGCTATCCGGTTGTGTTCCAGGCTGGCTCCTCGGAAGCGGGCAAGGATTTAGCAGCGAGGTCGGCTGATGCGATTTATTCGGCACACGAGACGTTCGAGGAAGCGCGGGCATTTTATCAGGATGTGAAAGGAAGGGCGGCAGCATTGGGACGGGAGTCTGGCGAGCTGCTGATTTTCCCGGGGCTCGGGCCAATTGTCGGCAGAACCGAAGCGGAGGCAGAGCAGAAGTATCAGGAAATAGCTGAGCTTGTGGAAATTGAACAAGCGCTGCTTTACTTGGGGCGTTACTTTGATCATTTTGATTTTTCCCAGTTTCCGCTGGATGAGCCGTTCCCCGACATTGGCAATATCGGCAGCAACAGCTTCCGCAGCACAACGGACAAAATCAAGCAGGAGGCAAAAGAGCAGGGACTTACGCTGCGCCAGGTTGCGCTTCGGGCATCGACGCCCCGCACCTCGTTTATCGGTACGCCGGAGAAAATTGCAGACCAAATTCAGCAATGGTTTGAAGGGGAGGCGGCCGATGGCTTTAACGTTCGAACGGTCGTTCCAGACGGCTTGGCAGATTTCGTAGAGCTGGTCGTTCCGATTTTGCAGGAGCGCGGGCTATTCCGCACCGAATACGAAAACGACACGCTGCGCGGCAATTTAGGGCTTGAAGTGCCGAGTAATCGGTATGCGGTAAAGCATTAA
- a CDS encoding MFS transporter — MLHWKRNLYILWFGLFFNHMAYTLSVPFFPLFLQHDLGVDKGLEAWSGVSIAISFLVSGLCAPFWGSLADKYGSKLMLVRSGVGLGAAHVANYFVHDPYTFIIVRIFQGVMAGFTPASLALVGTNTPEKHVGYALGVISTSTAAGGIVGPLVGGVLSQWIGLRECFIASGIITLISAAVVLGVKEVHERRTEARPSVLQDLKQAALNSKLFRVYGLILLVSTSVMILEPLVTLYVVQIGGSISNAKLSSGIVFSAIGVATVIMGPYWGRLGGRIGYGKVLLIGLIGGGIGNLLQLTMQHLVGFGILRFGYGLFFAAVYPALNALVIQYADKDFRGRAVSLSQTASQFGIVVGPLLGGFLGGWAGIPFVFLLTGITLLGAAWGIREASHDKTTIEARG, encoded by the coding sequence GTGCTTCACTGGAAGCGTAATCTTTATATTTTATGGTTTGGGCTGTTTTTCAATCACATGGCATATACGCTCTCGGTGCCATTTTTCCCGTTGTTTTTGCAGCATGATTTGGGTGTAGACAAAGGTTTGGAGGCTTGGTCCGGCGTATCCATTGCGATCAGCTTTCTGGTCAGCGGTTTATGTGCGCCCTTCTGGGGTTCGCTTGCCGATAAATATGGCAGCAAGCTGATGCTCGTCCGTTCAGGCGTAGGCCTTGGGGCCGCGCATGTGGCGAACTATTTTGTCCATGATCCTTATACGTTTATCATTGTGAGGATTTTTCAAGGGGTAATGGCGGGTTTTACGCCTGCCTCCCTCGCTTTGGTCGGGACGAACACGCCGGAAAAGCATGTCGGGTACGCACTCGGCGTCATCTCCACATCGACCGCTGCTGGCGGCATTGTAGGTCCGCTTGTCGGAGGCGTGCTGAGCCAGTGGATTGGCCTGCGTGAATGCTTCATTGCATCAGGCATCATTACGCTGATTTCAGCGGCCGTTGTTCTAGGTGTAAAAGAAGTGCATGAGCGCCGCACCGAGGCACGGCCGAGCGTGCTTCAGGATTTGAAGCAGGCAGCGCTTAATTCCAAATTATTTCGCGTCTATGGGCTGATTTTGCTGGTGTCCACCTCGGTCATGATTTTGGAGCCATTGGTGACGCTCTATGTTGTGCAAATTGGCGGCAGCATAAGCAACGCTAAGCTCAGCTCGGGTATCGTATTTTCGGCGATAGGGGTTGCTACCGTCATTATGGGCCCTTATTGGGGGAGGCTAGGCGGGCGAATCGGTTATGGCAAGGTGCTGCTTATTGGGCTAATTGGCGGCGGCATTGGCAATTTGCTTCAACTGACCATGCAGCATCTGGTCGGCTTTGGCATTTTGCGTTTTGGCTACGGTTTGTTTTTCGCTGCTGTGTATCCAGCGCTGAATGCGCTCGTTATCCAATATGCCGATAAGGATTTTCGGGGTAGAGCGGTTAGCCTGAGCCAAACTGCCAGTCAATTTGGCATTGTAGTCGGCCCGCTGCTGGGCGGATTTCTCGGCGGATGGGCCGGTATTCCATTTGTATTTTTATTAACGGGCATTACTTTGCTGGGAGCAGCATGGGGAATAAGGGAGGCTAGTCATGACAAAACGACAATTGAAGCTAGGGGCTAA
- a CDS encoding GIY-YIG nuclease family protein, with translation MNKEERKQLTAQYMEQERVMGVYQITNTQNGRKFIGSTSNMDGALNRVRFELDFGTHKNDELQMDWNEQGAAQFEFDILEKMKLEEKVLYDYKDVFPAEQGGTSAEQMRKYKKAAEELEQKWLEKLLAEGVDCYNEPE, from the coding sequence ATGAATAAAGAAGAGCGCAAGCAGCTGACGGCACAGTATATGGAGCAGGAACGGGTGATGGGCGTCTATCAAATTACGAATACGCAAAACGGACGCAAGTTTATTGGCTCGACCTCCAATATGGATGGGGCATTAAATCGGGTGCGGTTTGAACTGGACTTTGGCACGCACAAAAATGATGAGCTGCAAATGGACTGGAATGAGCAGGGAGCGGCGCAGTTCGAATTTGATATTTTGGAGAAAATGAAGCTCGAAGAGAAGGTGCTGTACGATTATAAGGATGTGTTCCCAGCGGAGCAGGGAGGCACGTCAGCCGAGCAAATGCGCAAATATAAAAAAGCGGCTGAAGAGCTGGAACAGAAGTGGCTGGAAAAGCTGCTGGCCGAAGGCGTCGATTGTTATAATGAGCCGGAATAG
- a CDS encoding DUF2087 domain-containing protein, producing MWVVFVLSQNDLFWSAELADLKKGFVFVQDEGRYSCLVCGAAFEDGEVFRVPDSDKWYEARKYAAYHVHHSHGSMLDYLLGLDKKASGLTDLQKQLIRQFASGMSDAEIVKSSGGGSASTIRNHRFVLKEKAKQAKLLLAAIELMESGVSADTPRFMPIHRTATRVDERYAITEDEYESIMKQYFPQGPDGPLASFPRKEKRKVAILRHISADFEASRKYTEKEINEQLKRYWEADYVTLRRYLIEYGFLDRTDDCSEYWVKN from the coding sequence ATGTGGGTGGTGTTTGTTTTGTCGCAAAATGATTTGTTCTGGTCAGCAGAGCTTGCCGACCTAAAGAAAGGCTTTGTATTCGTTCAAGACGAGGGCCGATATAGCTGTCTCGTGTGTGGAGCAGCCTTTGAGGATGGAGAAGTGTTTCGAGTACCGGATAGCGATAAATGGTATGAAGCCCGCAAATATGCAGCATATCATGTTCATCATAGCCATGGGTCGATGCTCGACTACTTGCTCGGTCTGGATAAGAAGGCGAGCGGTCTGACCGATTTGCAAAAGCAGCTCATCCGCCAGTTTGCCTCGGGCATGTCCGATGCGGAAATCGTCAAAAGCTCGGGAGGCGGCAGCGCATCGACGATTCGCAATCATCGGTTTGTGCTGAAGGAGAAAGCGAAGCAGGCGAAGCTGCTACTTGCTGCTATTGAGCTGATGGAGAGCGGAGTGTCCGCAGATACGCCGCGTTTTATGCCGATTCACCGCACAGCGACGAGGGTCGATGAACGGTATGCAATTACGGAGGATGAGTACGAGTCGATTATGAAGCAATATTTTCCACAGGGGCCGGATGGCCCGCTTGCTTCATTCCCACGTAAGGAGAAGCGCAAGGTGGCGATTTTGCGCCATATTTCAGCAGACTTTGAAGCATCGCGCAAGTACACGGAGAAGGAAATAAATGAGCAGCTCAAACGTTATTGGGAAGCGGACTATGTGACGCTTCGCCGCTATTTGATCGAATATGGCTTTCTTGACCGCACGGATGATTGCAGCGAATATTGGGTTAAGAACTGA
- a CDS encoding MFS transporter, whose translation MSNVDTLSKPVKTMDTKNKALFGILFAISGVHLLNDSMQSVVAALFPIFEQSLGLTFGQIGWITFTLYMTSSVLQPVIGILSDKKPAPWMLIAGMCCSMAGMAGLAYAPNFWTLLLAVVFVGFGSAVFHPEGSRVVYFAAGGRRGLAQSIYQVGGNFGQALAPLMTIFIFVPLGQRGAVWGTLLALAGIILLLRIVPWYAAELAAKGLADRKAKQSGAAANADTLSTKAVAIALGLLLVMVFARSWYAAGLTSFYQFYLQRDYGLSIGAAQVPLFLFMAAGVAGTFLGGMLSDRFGRKRMLLFSIAGAAPLTVILPHLPIFWVYPVITLLGLILQSSFSVSVVYAQELMPGKVGMASGLITGLAFGMGGLGAIVLGTAADHYSIAQVMYASSVLPLLGLFGILLPKDRRN comes from the coding sequence ATGTCCAATGTAGACACATTAAGCAAACCGGTTAAAACGATGGATACGAAAAATAAAGCGTTATTTGGCATATTATTCGCAATTAGCGGCGTCCACCTGCTGAATGATTCGATGCAGTCGGTCGTCGCGGCCCTATTCCCGATTTTTGAACAATCGCTCGGTCTAACGTTCGGGCAAATCGGCTGGATTACGTTTACGCTGTATATGACCTCATCCGTGCTGCAGCCGGTTATTGGCATTTTATCGGATAAAAAGCCTGCACCGTGGATGCTTATCGCCGGCATGTGCTGCAGTATGGCAGGGATGGCGGGACTCGCTTATGCGCCAAATTTCTGGACGCTATTGCTCGCTGTTGTGTTCGTTGGCTTTGGTTCAGCGGTATTCCATCCCGAGGGCTCGCGGGTTGTTTATTTTGCTGCGGGCGGCAGACGAGGTCTGGCGCAGTCGATCTATCAGGTCGGCGGCAATTTTGGACAAGCGCTAGCGCCGCTCATGACGATTTTTATATTCGTCCCGCTTGGGCAGCGAGGCGCCGTATGGGGGACGCTGCTGGCGCTGGCAGGCATTATCCTGCTGCTGCGCATCGTGCCTTGGTACGCAGCGGAGCTGGCAGCGAAAGGACTCGCTGATCGCAAGGCGAAACAGAGCGGCGCAGCAGCAAATGCGGATACACTCAGCACGAAAGCGGTAGCCATTGCGCTTGGGCTGCTGCTAGTTATGGTGTTTGCCCGCTCCTGGTACGCAGCTGGGCTCACAAGCTTTTACCAATTTTATTTGCAGCGGGATTATGGATTGTCGATTGGCGCCGCGCAGGTGCCGCTCTTTCTGTTCATGGCGGCGGGCGTCGCTGGAACGTTCCTCGGCGGCATGCTGTCCGACCGCTTCGGGCGCAAGCGGATGCTGCTATTCTCGATTGCGGGAGCAGCGCCGCTGACCGTCATTTTGCCGCATTTGCCGATTTTCTGGGTATATCCCGTCATTACGCTGCTGGGACTCATTCTCCAATCGAGCTTCTCGGTCAGCGTCGTCTATGCGCAGGAGCTAATGCCAGGCAAAGTCGGCATGGCATCCGGGCTAATTACCGGGCTCGCCTTCGGCATGGGCGGCTTGGGAGCAATCGTGCTTGGCACAGCAGCCGACCATTACAGCATTGCTCAGGTGATGTACGCCTCCAGCGTGCTGCCGCTGCTCGGCCTGTTCGGCATATTGCTGCCGAAGGATCGGCGGAATTAG
- a CDS encoding lactonase family protein, with the protein MKANKLAGIVYIGCYGSASEPCIYVATQDSESGLLNVIQQVTGIENASFLNVNEARDRLYAVSETAEANGVPGGEVAAYAIDPETGKLSELNRQSTHGEHPCYVSSDGHSVFVANYTGGNAAVLPLAEDGSLQPAAAVVGSKGELGPNASRQDAPHAHAILPLGGPSPYVYITDLGTDSILLYRHNPQGAEPLQLASSYQLNAGAGPRHLALHEQLPIVYVMNELDSTVSVLRKNGEDAGSLELVQTISALPEGFNAYNDAAHIALAPSGKFLYSSNRGHDSIAVFAVNAADGSLTLVQHISCGGEGPRNFALAPDGSRLLVANQKTNHLLSYQVDAGSGRLTPEGELLQISSPVFVWIG; encoded by the coding sequence TTGAAAGCAAATAAGCTCGCAGGGATCGTCTATATCGGCTGCTATGGCAGTGCTTCGGAGCCGTGTATTTATGTAGCGACACAGGATAGCGAATCCGGCTTGCTGAATGTGATTCAGCAGGTAACAGGCATTGAAAATGCGTCATTTTTGAATGTGAATGAAGCACGGGACCGGTTGTATGCGGTCAGTGAAACGGCGGAGGCGAACGGCGTGCCGGGCGGGGAGGTTGCTGCTTATGCGATTGACCCTGAAACCGGCAAGCTGAGCGAGTTGAACCGCCAGTCTACCCATGGCGAGCATCCTTGTTATGTCAGCTCGGATGGCCATTCGGTATTCGTAGCTAATTATACAGGGGGAAATGCAGCGGTGCTGCCGCTTGCAGAGGATGGTTCTTTGCAGCCAGCGGCGGCAGTTGTCGGCAGCAAGGGGGAGCTGGGGCCAAATGCAAGCCGTCAGGATGCGCCGCATGCCCATGCGATTTTGCCGCTCGGCGGGCCATCGCCTTATGTTTACATAACGGATCTCGGCACGGATTCCATCCTTCTTTACCGCCACAATCCACAGGGAGCGGAGCCGCTTCAGCTTGCGTCCTCCTACCAGCTGAATGCTGGAGCAGGGCCGCGGCATTTGGCGCTGCATGAGCAGCTGCCAATCGTCTATGTGATGAATGAGCTGGATTCGACAGTGTCGGTGCTGCGAAAAAATGGAGAGGATGCAGGCTCTTTGGAGCTGGTGCAGACCATTAGCGCGCTGCCTGAAGGGTTTAATGCGTACAACGATGCGGCGCATATAGCGCTGGCACCGTCGGGCAAGTTTTTGTACAGCTCCAATCGCGGCCATGACAGCATTGCGGTATTTGCAGTGAATGCGGCTGATGGCAGCCTAACGCTGGTGCAGCATATTTCCTGCGGCGGAGAAGGCCCGCGCAATTTTGCGCTTGCTCCTGATGGCAGCAGGCTGCTCGTGGCGAACCAGAAGACCAATCACCTTTTGAGCTATCAGGTTGATGCAGGCAGCGGCAGATTGACGCCTGAGGGCGAGCTTTTACAAATTTCGAGTCCTGTGTTCGTCTGGATCGGTTAA
- a CDS encoding LytTR family transcriptional regulator DNA-binding domain-containing protein: protein MMNTGLNGERNIYEDFEIESDVLFFKVGMPELVSFHGRNYNIKKRMTGDQIRKLIDDSHFYQVSSNCYINIRKVKAITDGIAYFGTDASDSKNVPIPRRKQTVIKQLLGQAQ from the coding sequence ATGATGAATACTGGATTGAACGGTGAACGCAACATTTACGAGGATTTTGAAATTGAGTCGGACGTCCTTTTTTTCAAGGTCGGCATGCCCGAGCTCGTCAGCTTCCACGGCAGAAACTACAATATAAAGAAAAGAATGACCGGGGACCAGATTCGCAAGCTGATTGATGACAGCCACTTTTATCAAGTCAGCTCCAATTGCTACATTAACATTCGCAAGGTGAAGGCGATCACGGACGGCATTGCTTATTTCGGAACCGATGCATCCGACTCCAAGAACGTCCCTATCCCTAGACGCAAGCAAACCGTCATCAAGCAGCTCTTAGGGCAAGCGCAGTAA